Proteins from a single region of Flavobacterium sp. YJ01:
- the murD gene encoding UDP-N-acetylmuramoyl-L-alanine--D-glutamate ligase has protein sequence MRLVVLGGGESGVGTAILGKKQGYEVFVSDFGKIKESYKEVLIINKIPWEEEQHTEDLILNADVVMKSPGIPDKSPIVKKLIAAGVKVISEIEFAIPYTEAMTIGITGSNGKTTTTMLTHHLLKYAGLNVGLGGNIGKSFAWQVAENKYDVYVLELSSFQLDGIIDYRPDIAIITNISPDHLDRYEYKYENYINSKFRITMNQTESDYLIYDADDEASTEWLKKNKTKAKLIPFSLTKSFDEGASINNNKMEIKINQEEFTMDTEHIALEGKHNMKNAMAASSVAKLMQIRNATIRESLSNFQGVEHRLEKVLKIQNVQYINDSKATNVNATFFALDSMNVPTVWIVGGVDKGNDYNELMSLVREKVKAIICLGVDNRKIIDAFGNVVDIMVEVNNMNDAVKTAQRLTEKGDAVLLSPACASFDLFENYEDRGKQFKQAVHNL, from the coding sequence ATGAGGCTAGTAGTTTTAGGTGGAGGAGAAAGTGGTGTAGGAACCGCGATCCTCGGTAAAAAACAAGGATATGAGGTTTTTGTATCGGATTTTGGAAAGATAAAAGAGAGTTACAAAGAAGTTCTTATCATTAATAAAATTCCTTGGGAAGAAGAGCAGCACACAGAAGATCTAATTCTAAATGCTGATGTGGTAATGAAAAGTCCAGGAATTCCAGATAAATCTCCGATAGTAAAAAAGCTTATTGCCGCTGGAGTAAAGGTGATTTCGGAAATTGAATTTGCAATTCCTTACACAGAAGCAATGACAATTGGAATAACAGGAAGTAATGGAAAAACAACCACGACAATGCTAACACATCATTTGCTGAAATACGCAGGATTGAATGTTGGACTTGGAGGAAATATCGGAAAGAGTTTCGCCTGGCAGGTTGCAGAAAATAAATATGATGTTTACGTTCTTGAATTAAGCAGTTTTCAGTTAGACGGAATTATAGATTACCGACCGGATATTGCCATTATAACAAACATTAGTCCGGATCATTTAGATCGATACGAATATAAATATGAAAATTATATCAATTCGAAATTTCGAATAACGATGAACCAGACCGAAAGCGATTATCTAATTTATGATGCAGATGATGAAGCGAGTACAGAATGGCTAAAAAAGAACAAAACAAAAGCAAAATTAATTCCTTTTTCATTGACGAAATCATTCGATGAAGGGGCTTCTATAAATAACAACAAAATGGAAATTAAGATCAACCAAGAAGAGTTTACAATGGACACAGAACACATTGCGTTAGAAGGAAAACATAACATGAAAAACGCAATGGCAGCAAGCTCTGTAGCAAAATTGATGCAAATTAGAAATGCAACAATTCGCGAAAGTTTATCTAATTTTCAAGGTGTTGAGCACCGTTTAGAAAAAGTATTAAAAATTCAAAACGTTCAATATATCAACGATTCAAAAGCAACTAACGTAAATGCTACTTTCTTTGCTTTGGACAGTATGAATGTTCCAACAGTTTGGATTGTTGGAGGTGTTGATAAAGGAAATGATTACAACGAATTAATGTCATTAGTTCGCGAAAAAGTAAAAGCAATTATTTGTTTAGGAGTTGACAATCGCAAAATTATCGATGCTTTCGGAAATGTTGTTGATATTATGGTTGAAGTTAATAATATGAATGATGCTGTGAAAACAGCTCAAAGATTAACAGAAAAAGGTGATGCAGTTTTATTGTCTCCAGCCTGCGCAAGTTTCGATTTATTCGAAAACTACGAAGACAGAGGAAAACAATTCAAACAAGCGGTACATAATTTATGA
- the mraY gene encoding phospho-N-acetylmuramoyl-pentapeptide-transferase — MLYYLFEYFDKTLDLPGTGVFQYITFRSALAFMLSLLLSTIYGKRIINFLRRQQVGETVRELGLAGQNEKAGTPTMGGLIIIFATLLPVLLFARLHNIYIVLLIVTTLWMGTIGFVDDYIKIFKKDKQGLKGIFKVIGQVGLGIIVGAVLYFNPAVTVRTDTGRTDVFRTAANTTVVLPAPVEEKSTATTIPFVKNNEFDYAEVLSFMGDGYEKWAWLIFIPVVIFIITAVSNGANLTDGIDGLAAGTSAISVLALGIFTFVSGNIIFSNYLNIMYIPNSGEMTVFISAFVGALIGFLWYNSYPASVFMGDTGSLTIGGIIAVLAIAVRKEILIVLFCGIFLAESASVVIQVFYFKYTKKRFGEGRRIFLMAPLHHHYQKKGYHESKIVTRFWIVAVMLAILSIITLKLR; from the coding sequence ATGCTGTACTATTTATTCGAATATTTTGATAAAACATTGGACCTTCCTGGAACGGGAGTTTTCCAGTACATCACATTTAGATCAGCTTTGGCATTTATGCTTTCGTTGCTTTTGTCGACTATTTATGGTAAAAGGATAATTAACTTTTTGCGTCGTCAGCAAGTAGGAGAAACAGTTAGAGAACTTGGTCTAGCAGGTCAAAATGAAAAAGCTGGTACGCCAACAATGGGTGGATTGATTATCATTTTTGCAACCTTGCTGCCTGTTTTGTTATTTGCTCGATTGCATAATATTTACATCGTTTTGCTGATTGTTACTACGCTATGGATGGGAACAATTGGTTTTGTGGACGATTATATCAAAATATTCAAAAAAGATAAACAAGGACTTAAAGGTATTTTTAAAGTAATTGGTCAAGTTGGTTTAGGAATCATCGTTGGAGCAGTTCTTTATTTTAATCCTGCGGTTACGGTAAGAACAGATACAGGTCGTACAGATGTTTTTAGAACAGCAGCAAATACTACTGTTGTACTTCCAGCGCCAGTTGAGGAGAAATCTACAGCAACAACAATCCCTTTCGTAAAAAACAACGAATTTGATTATGCGGAAGTATTGTCTTTTATGGGAGATGGATATGAAAAATGGGCTTGGTTGATTTTTATTCCAGTTGTAATTTTCATTATTACAGCAGTTTCAAACGGAGCAAATCTAACAGACGGAATCGACGGTCTCGCCGCAGGAACCTCGGCAATATCTGTTCTCGCGCTCGGAATTTTTACGTTTGTTTCTGGAAATATCATTTTCTCGAATTACCTTAACATCATGTACATCCCAAATTCGGGAGAAATGACGGTCTTTATATCGGCATTCGTAGGAGCGTTGATTGGTTTCCTTTGGTATAACTCTTATCCAGCTTCGGTTTTTATGGGAGATACGGGAAGTTTAACAATTGGAGGAATTATCGCAGTATTGGCAATTGCAGTTAGAAAAGAAATCTTGATTGTATTATTCTGCGGAATTTTCTTAGCAGAAAGTGCTTCAGTAGTTATACAAGTTTTTTATTTTAAATATACAAAGAAACGTTTTGGCGAAGGTAGAAGAATCTTTTTGATGGCGCCTCTTCATCATCATTACCAGAAAAAAGGATATCACGAAAGTAAAATCGTAACCCGTTTTTGGATTGTTGCCGTAATGTTAGCCATTTTATCAATCATTACACTAAAATTAAGATAG
- a CDS encoding UDP-N-acetylmuramoyl-L-alanyl-D-glutamate--2,6-diaminopimelate ligase, which yields MKVLKDILYKVAIESVKGSTDIAIHKIEFDSRKVESNDVFVAIRGSLSDGHDYIEKAIQLGAKAIICDTLHENTIAEVTYIQVKDTNAALAFMAANYFEDPSAKLKLVGVTGTNGKTTIASLLFQLFEKAGFKVGLLSTVKIVVDKTEYPATHTTPDSLTINHYLNEMVEAGVTHCFMEVSSHGIHQKRTEALHFVGGIFTNLSHDHLDYHPTFAEYRDVKKSFFDSLPKSAFVLSNIDDKNGSVMLQNTVAKKLTYALKSYADYRAQILESQLSGLLLKVNDNEVWVKLIGTFNAYNVLAIYGTAVELGIDSLEALRLLSDLESVSGRFQYIVSDGGITAVVDYAHTPDALENVLKTINDIRTKNEQLITVVGCGGNRDKTKRPIMAKIASDLSDKAVLTSDNPRNEDPEVILDEMEQGVEPQNYKKMLRITDRKQAIKTACQLAQPKDIILIAGKGHETYQEINGVRHHFDDMETIKEILEQLNK from the coding sequence GTGAAAGTATTAAAAGACATATTATATAAAGTAGCTATCGAATCTGTAAAAGGTTCGACAGATATTGCTATTCATAAAATTGAATTCGATTCACGTAAAGTAGAATCAAATGATGTTTTTGTAGCTATTCGTGGTTCACTTTCAGATGGACATGATTACATTGAAAAAGCGATTCAGCTTGGAGCAAAAGCAATTATTTGTGATACGCTTCATGAAAATACTATTGCTGAAGTAACTTATATTCAAGTTAAAGACACCAATGCGGCTTTGGCTTTTATGGCAGCTAATTATTTTGAAGATCCGTCTGCGAAATTAAAATTAGTTGGTGTAACAGGAACAAATGGTAAAACAACAATTGCGTCATTATTGTTTCAATTGTTCGAAAAAGCAGGTTTTAAAGTTGGTTTATTATCAACAGTAAAAATTGTAGTAGATAAAACAGAATACCCAGCAACGCATACAACACCAGATTCTTTGACAATCAATCATTATTTAAATGAAATGGTCGAAGCTGGAGTTACACATTGTTTTATGGAAGTTAGTTCGCATGGAATTCACCAAAAACGTACAGAAGCATTGCATTTTGTAGGCGGAATTTTTACGAATCTTTCTCACGATCATTTAGATTATCATCCAACATTTGCTGAATATAGAGATGTTAAAAAGTCATTTTTTGACTCGCTTCCTAAATCAGCTTTTGTGTTATCAAATATTGATGATAAAAATGGTTCTGTGATGCTTCAGAATACGGTGGCTAAAAAATTGACTTACGCTTTAAAATCGTATGCAGATTATAGAGCTCAGATTTTAGAAAGCCAATTATCTGGATTATTACTGAAAGTTAATGATAATGAAGTTTGGGTAAAACTGATTGGTACTTTCAACGCATACAATGTTTTAGCTATTTACGGAACGGCTGTAGAGCTCGGAATTGATAGTCTTGAAGCGTTGCGTTTATTGTCTGATTTAGAAAGCGTTTCGGGACGTTTTCAGTATATCGTATCAGATGGCGGAATTACCGCTGTCGTAGATTACGCCCATACGCCAGATGCCCTTGAAAATGTTTTGAAAACAATCAATGACATTCGAACAAAAAATGAACAGTTAATTACTGTTGTTGGATGCGGAGGAAACAGAGATAAAACAAAACGTCCGATAATGGCAAAAATCGCTTCAGATTTAAGTGATAAAGCAGTGTTGACCTCTGATAATCCGAGAAATGAAGATCCAGAAGTTATTTTGGATGAAATGGAGCAGGGAGTTGAGCCTCAGAATTACAAAAAAATGCTGAGAATTACAGATAGAAAACAAGCTATAAAAACCGCTTGTCAATTGGCTCAGCCAAAAGATATTATTCTAATTGCAGGAAAAGGACATGAAACATATCAAGAAATAAATGGTGTTCGCCATCATTTTGATGATATGGAAACCATAAAAGAGATTTTAGAACAACTAAATAAATAA